From Trichocoleus sp. FACHB-46, one genomic window encodes:
- a CDS encoding MFS transporter, with protein sequence MLPVSPPPPESGFRSLIKNRAFLALWMGQLLSQVADKVFFVLLITLLVDYKPLPGLENSMRSVLMVAFTLPAILFGSAAGIFVDRFPKKHILTICNVSRGLLTLLIPILPKAFLILLIITFAESVLTQFFAPAEQAAIPLLVEKEGLMTANALFTTTMLGSLIIGFAVGEPLLSLARVGGDFGQEILVGGLYLIAGAVLWLVPIREKHVSDHLVAVHPWHDFKAGLRYLKKERLVSNALLQLTILYSVFAALTVLAINLVEDIGLKPNQFGFLLAAAGIGMVFGAGVLGHWGDRFHHKPLPLIGFLCMAFALSMFTFTTNLWIGLSLSAFLGVGASMIGVPMQTLIHQQTPESMRGKVFGFQNNVVNIALSLPLAIAGPLTDAIGLRAVLLGMSILVSMVGIWAWQNTRRVLQDVI encoded by the coding sequence ATGCTTCCAGTCAGCCCGCCCCCTCCTGAGAGTGGATTTCGCAGCTTGATCAAAAATCGAGCATTTTTGGCGTTGTGGATGGGGCAATTACTCTCGCAAGTCGCGGATAAAGTTTTTTTCGTGCTGCTGATTACCTTGCTGGTAGATTACAAACCCCTACCAGGGCTAGAAAACTCGATGCGATCAGTGCTGATGGTTGCCTTCACGTTGCCTGCCATTCTGTTTGGTTCTGCGGCTGGCATCTTTGTCGATCGCTTTCCTAAAAAGCACATTCTCACTATCTGCAATGTCAGCCGTGGCCTGCTCACCTTGCTTATCCCGATCTTGCCCAAGGCGTTTCTGATTCTCCTGATCATCACCTTCGCTGAATCAGTGCTGACTCAGTTTTTTGCGCCCGCAGAACAGGCAGCCATTCCGCTCTTGGTGGAAAAAGAAGGGTTAATGACCGCCAATGCGTTGTTTACAACGACGATGCTGGGGTCATTAATTATTGGATTTGCCGTGGGTGAACCGTTGTTGAGCTTGGCGAGAGTTGGGGGTGACTTCGGCCAGGAGATTTTGGTGGGGGGGCTTTATCTGATTGCGGGAGCCGTCTTGTGGCTCGTCCCAATTCGAGAAAAGCATGTCAGCGATCACTTGGTAGCGGTTCATCCTTGGCATGACTTCAAAGCAGGGCTGCGTTACCTCAAGAAAGAGCGACTGGTGAGTAATGCTTTGCTCCAACTCACTATTTTGTATTCTGTCTTTGCTGCCCTAACGGTTCTCGCCATTAACTTGGTAGAAGATATTGGCCTTAAACCCAATCAATTTGGCTTTCTGCTAGCCGCAGCAGGCATTGGTATGGTCTTTGGGGCAGGAGTGCTAGGTCATTGGGGCGATCGCTTCCATCACAAACCCCTACCCTTGATTGGGTTCTTGTGTATGGCTTTTGCCCTGAGTATGTTTACCTTTACCACTAACCTATGGATCGGTTTAAGTTTAAGTGCCTTCTTGGGCGTGGGTGCTTCGATGATTGGCGTACCCATGCAAACTTTAATTCATCAACAAACGCCAGAGTCCATGCGGGGCAAAGTGTTTGGCTTTCAAAATAATGTCGTTAACATCGCACTGAGCCTACCACTCGCGATCGCGGGGCCGCTCACCGATGCAATTGGTTTGCGAGCGGTGCTCCTAGGCATGAGCATTTTAGTTAGTATGGTAGGAATTTGGGCTTGGCAAAACACCCGCCGAGTTCTGCAAGATGTGATCTAA
- the ilvB gene encoding biosynthetic-type acetolactate synthase large subunit: MQLQSVAVKRASGAFALIDSLKRHGVKHIFGYPGGAILPIYDELYRAEAAGGIHHILVRHEQGAAHAADGYARATGEVGVCFATSGPGATNLVTGIATAHMDSIPLVVVTGQVARAAIGSDAFQETDIWGITLPIVKHSYVVRDPRDMARITAEAFYIASSGRPGPVLIDVPKDVALEEFDYVPVDPSSVKLAGYRPTVRGNPRQVVQALKLIRESRQPLLYIGGGAIAAGAHREVRELAERFQIPVTTTLMGKGSFEETHPLALGMLGMHGTAYANFSVTECDLLIAVGARFDDRVTGKLDEFASRAKVIHIDIDPAEVGKNRAPQVPIVGDVRQVLTDLLQRSTEDGDSRYSTQTQAWLERINRWREDYPLVVPQYPGSLAPQEVIVELSRQAPAAYYTTDVGQHQMWSAQFLKNGPRRWISSAGLGTMGFGLPAAMGAKVALPDEQVICISGDASFQMNLQELATLAQYGINVKTVILNNGWQGMVRQWQEAFYGERYSSSNMEVGMPDFVKLADAFGIKGMVIHSREELQDAIAEMLAHDGPVLVEARVKRDENCYPMVAPGKSNAQMIGLPERDKLGKAAELIYCNSCGAKNISTNNFCPECGTKL; encoded by the coding sequence GTGCAGTTGCAGAGTGTAGCGGTCAAGCGTGCGTCTGGTGCTTTCGCATTAATTGATAGTTTGAAACGTCACGGCGTTAAACACATTTTTGGTTATCCCGGTGGCGCGATTCTGCCAATTTATGATGAGCTGTACCGCGCTGAGGCGGCTGGCGGCATTCACCACATTCTGGTTAGGCATGAACAGGGAGCGGCTCATGCGGCTGACGGTTATGCGCGGGCTACGGGTGAAGTTGGCGTTTGCTTCGCCACATCTGGTCCCGGTGCCACCAATCTAGTGACTGGCATTGCCACGGCTCACATGGATTCCATTCCCTTAGTTGTGGTGACTGGGCAAGTCGCACGAGCTGCGATCGGCAGTGATGCTTTCCAAGAAACCGATATTTGGGGCATTACGCTACCCATCGTCAAGCACTCCTATGTAGTGCGCGATCCTAGAGACATGGCTCGGATTACGGCTGAAGCATTTTACATTGCCAGTTCTGGTCGTCCTGGTCCTGTCTTGATTGACGTGCCTAAGGATGTAGCCTTAGAAGAATTTGACTATGTACCCGTTGACCCTAGCAGCGTTAAGCTAGCGGGCTATCGACCCACAGTTAGAGGCAACCCGCGCCAAGTTGTACAAGCACTCAAGCTAATTCGAGAATCTCGGCAACCCCTGCTTTACATCGGAGGCGGCGCGATCGCGGCTGGAGCGCATAGAGAAGTTCGTGAGCTAGCAGAGCGCTTCCAAATTCCCGTCACCACAACCTTAATGGGCAAAGGCTCATTTGAAGAGACTCACCCCTTGGCCCTCGGCATGTTGGGTATGCATGGGACAGCCTACGCCAACTTTTCTGTCACCGAGTGTGATCTGCTGATTGCAGTTGGGGCTAGATTTGATGACCGCGTGACTGGCAAACTAGACGAATTTGCCTCCCGCGCTAAAGTCATTCACATTGACATCGATCCTGCTGAAGTCGGCAAGAACCGAGCACCTCAAGTTCCCATTGTGGGTGATGTCCGACAAGTGTTGACGGACTTATTACAACGCAGCACCGAAGACGGAGATAGTCGCTACTCCACTCAAACCCAGGCTTGGCTAGAGCGGATTAACCGCTGGCGAGAAGATTATCCACTCGTAGTGCCTCAGTATCCGGGCAGCTTAGCTCCACAGGAAGTCATTGTAGAACTAAGCCGTCAAGCGCCTGCCGCTTACTACACTACCGATGTAGGCCAACACCAAATGTGGTCAGCCCAGTTTCTCAAGAATGGCCCTCGTCGTTGGATTTCCAGCGCTGGCCTAGGAACGATGGGCTTTGGCTTGCCTGCGGCAATGGGAGCTAAAGTTGCTTTACCGGATGAACAGGTGATTTGTATCAGCGGTGACGCTAGCTTCCAAATGAATCTCCAAGAGCTAGCCACCTTGGCTCAATACGGCATCAACGTCAAAACTGTCATCCTCAACAATGGTTGGCAGGGCATGGTGCGGCAATGGCAGGAAGCTTTCTACGGCGAACGCTACTCTTCCTCCAACATGGAAGTTGGCATGCCTGATTTTGTGAAGCTAGCAGATGCCTTTGGTATCAAAGGCATGGTGATCCATTCCCGCGAGGAGTTGCAAGATGCGATCGCTGAAATGCTAGCCCATGACGGTCCCGTACTCGTAGAAGCTCGGGTGAAGAGAGATGAGAACTGTTACCCAATGGTGGCTCCTGGCAAGAGCAATGCCCAGATGATTGGTTTGCCAGAGCGCGACAAGCTAGGAAAGGCAGCAGAGCTAATTTACTGTAATAGCTGCGGTGCGAAAAACATCTCTACCAACAACTTCTGCCCAGAGTGCGGCACTAAGCTGTAA
- the dacB gene encoding D-alanyl-D-alanine carboxypeptidase/D-alanyl-D-alanine-endopeptidase — MPITLRKSIASLLCFFALGTVGVGAQPKAGLATPGNATPAPICPTQLDSAIAQILQSVSSTNRSAFARARWGILIQTLASTNAPRETLYAQDSDRYFLPASNAKLLTTAVALHQLTPQFRIRTSVYQVKSQGKVNLRIVGRGDPSLTDQELSILAQQLRRQGIQSVDQLLGDESYFRGPVPNPQWEWGDIQAGYGAPVNSLILNQNAVGLQLWPQAVGQPLRVQWDDPAEARRWRINNQSVTVKDTEDEFVEVGRDLSQPLLRVQGQLRVGGPPEPVAVAIAEPSQNFLRRFQRALAAQQIRVGQTLVTHTPTTRAETEIAAIASPPLSTLLIETNRESNNLYAEAILRTLGANAGANLEQAADLSTAEQGLAVVQQTLTKLEVEPDSYVLADGSGLSRHNLVSPAALVQTLQASAQLPEAKIYRASLPVAGVSGTLQNRFRDTPVQGRLQAKTGTLSGIAALSGYLNPPQYQPLVFSIIVNHSNQPASTLRQTIDEIVLTLTRLRPCGRNSSF, encoded by the coding sequence ATGCCTATCACTCTCCGCAAGTCGATCGCCTCATTGCTATGTTTTTTTGCATTAGGAACGGTGGGGGTAGGAGCGCAACCAAAAGCTGGATTAGCCACTCCAGGTAATGCTACGCCTGCGCCAATTTGCCCTACTCAATTAGACTCTGCGATCGCCCAAATCCTCCAAAGCGTTTCCTCTACAAATCGTTCCGCCTTTGCGCGCGCCCGCTGGGGCATCCTGATTCAAACCTTGGCCTCGACGAACGCTCCAAGAGAAACTTTGTATGCTCAGGACAGCGATCGCTACTTTTTGCCTGCTTCTAACGCCAAGTTGTTGACCACTGCGGTTGCTCTGCATCAATTAACGCCACAGTTTCGCATTCGCACCTCGGTATACCAGGTTAAGAGCCAAGGGAAGGTAAATCTACGCATTGTTGGGCGAGGCGATCCTAGTTTGACAGACCAGGAACTCAGCATTCTGGCGCAGCAATTACGTCGTCAAGGCATTCAATCAGTTGATCAGTTGCTCGGGGACGAATCCTACTTTCGTGGTCCCGTGCCTAACCCGCAATGGGAATGGGGCGACATCCAAGCGGGATACGGCGCACCCGTCAACAGCTTAATCTTGAATCAAAACGCAGTCGGGCTCCAGTTGTGGCCGCAAGCAGTGGGACAACCGTTGCGAGTGCAGTGGGATGATCCGGCAGAGGCGAGGCGATGGCGCATCAACAATCAATCAGTAACTGTCAAAGACACAGAAGATGAGTTTGTAGAGGTAGGGCGGGATTTAAGCCAGCCGTTGCTGCGAGTGCAAGGACAACTGCGGGTAGGAGGTCCACCAGAACCTGTAGCAGTAGCGATCGCTGAACCCAGCCAGAATTTTTTGCGCCGATTCCAGCGAGCTTTAGCAGCTCAACAAATTCGCGTTGGCCAAACATTAGTTACCCACACACCCACTACTAGAGCAGAGACAGAAATTGCCGCGATCGCCTCTCCCCCGTTATCAACCCTGCTGATTGAAACCAATCGAGAGAGCAACAATCTCTATGCCGAGGCAATTTTGCGGACTTTAGGAGCAAATGCTGGAGCCAACTTAGAACAAGCTGCGGATCTATCTACTGCTGAGCAAGGTTTAGCAGTCGTCCAGCAAACCCTGACTAAATTGGAGGTGGAACCGGATAGCTATGTTTTAGCGGATGGCTCAGGATTGTCTCGCCATAACTTAGTTAGTCCTGCTGCTTTAGTGCAAACCTTACAAGCGAGCGCCCAGTTACCAGAAGCTAAGATTTATCGTGCCTCTCTACCAGTGGCAGGTGTGAGTGGCACCTTACAAAACCGCTTTCGAGACACTCCAGTCCAAGGACGGCTTCAAGCTAAAACGGGAACGCTGTCGGGCATTGCGGCTTTGTCAGGCTACCTCAATCCACCTCAGTATCAGCCACTTGTGTTTAGCATCATTGTCAACCACTCGAATCAACCTGCATCAACCCTACGGCAAACCATTGATGAGATTGTGCTCACCCTGACTCGGTTGCGTCCCTGTGGTCGTAACTCCAGTTTCTAG
- a CDS encoding ABC transporter permease subunit: MNLGRIFTIATNVFWEVIRDRILYLIGFFALLLIMALRLLPEVAAGTENKILLDVGLAGITALSLIIAVFVGTGLVNKEIEKRTVLVLIAKPMSRAEFIIGKHLGLSAVLAVLLSLMTAIYLGVLTWAQIQYPLVSILVAVLYLFLELSLITAAAILFGVFTSSLLATLLTFAVYLVGHFSRDLVTLGNLASSPDLRRLTKGIYLFLPDLARLDLKNEAVYGVLAAPRELLLNAGYGLVYTVLLLAIAILIFTRRQF, translated from the coding sequence GTGAATCTCGGCAGAATCTTTACGATCGCCACCAATGTCTTTTGGGAAGTCATCCGCGATCGCATCCTATATTTGATCGGCTTCTTTGCCTTGCTGCTGATTATGGCGCTGCGATTGCTGCCAGAAGTTGCGGCAGGCACAGAAAACAAAATCTTGCTAGATGTCGGGTTGGCGGGGATTACAGCCCTGAGTTTGATCATTGCCGTGTTTGTGGGCACTGGCTTGGTTAACAAAGAAATTGAAAAACGCACGGTCTTGGTGCTAATTGCTAAGCCGATGAGCCGCGCTGAATTCATCATTGGCAAACACTTAGGTTTGTCCGCAGTTTTGGCTGTACTCCTGTCGCTCATGACTGCAATTTATCTAGGAGTGCTAACTTGGGCGCAGATTCAGTATCCGCTGGTCAGCATCTTGGTGGCGGTGCTTTATTTGTTTCTAGAGTTGTCTCTAATCACGGCAGCGGCAATTTTGTTCGGGGTGTTTACCAGTTCGCTGTTAGCCACTTTACTCACCTTCGCCGTTTATCTAGTTGGACATTTCAGCCGCGACTTGGTAACCCTAGGCAACTTAGCTTCTAGTCCCGATTTGCGCCGTCTCACCAAAGGCATCTACTTATTTTTACCTGATCTAGCTCGGCTCGACCTCAAGAATGAAGCAGTTTATGGAGTCTTGGCGGCTCCTAGAGAACTGTTGCTGAATGCAGGATACGGACTGGTTTACACAGTGTTGCTGCTAGCGATCGCGATTTTGATTTTTACTCGACGGCAATTCTAA
- a CDS encoding DUF5357 family protein, with translation MDRVKEIFETLQKLLLPPKAFSWQTLILLSIFSCLMAALAGDLVRDLLATCGWIFLIFGVGWFTTENPIQIGGLSLGPWITGILVSIFLFGEWLDERPSLLFISWPLISAAIASLGEFIQSGPRFRAPTPAGRQRLVILFLSNLIISCWFQLYFVIQGWLEIYPSLLANDFNQSNFVVRLGVQTTQAPTGVIILNQAEATLKAELEPRSWSEVERWLLTLKQQPTEFENAVMQQLPASEENALWQLQAQFLPDQPDYTLQLLALWQGPSSDLASHYLTKTCRITQGENPPATASPAPEAAVSASPTPEAGISVQPAPSASTPDSGSLAPSNEQTSVSPATPIAPTPEAPEAIPQTTSTSKIECGSISRPTLVQPGPTLQS, from the coding sequence ATGGACAGAGTTAAAGAAATTTTTGAGACGCTACAAAAGTTATTACTACCGCCAAAAGCTTTTTCTTGGCAAACTTTGATTTTGCTAAGTATTTTTTCTTGTCTGATGGCAGCCTTGGCAGGTGATTTAGTTCGCGATTTGCTAGCAACTTGCGGCTGGATTTTTTTGATTTTTGGGGTAGGGTGGTTCACCACTGAGAACCCGATCCAGATCGGAGGTCTGTCTTTAGGGCCTTGGATTACAGGCATCTTAGTGAGTATTTTTTTGTTTGGTGAATGGCTAGATGAACGTCCCTCGCTACTGTTTATTAGTTGGCCCTTGATTTCAGCCGCGATCGCTTCTTTAGGAGAGTTTATCCAATCAGGCCCTCGGTTTAGGGCTCCCACCCCAGCGGGCCGTCAAAGACTCGTCATTCTTTTTTTAAGCAATTTAATTATTAGCTGTTGGTTTCAACTTTACTTTGTGATTCAAGGTTGGTTAGAAATCTACCCCAGCTTGTTAGCAAATGATTTTAATCAAAGCAATTTTGTCGTGCGTCTGGGGGTGCAAACAACCCAAGCTCCAACGGGTGTGATCATTCTCAATCAGGCAGAGGCTACGCTAAAAGCGGAACTGGAACCGCGTTCTTGGTCAGAGGTAGAGCGGTGGCTCTTAACGCTCAAGCAACAGCCAACCGAGTTTGAAAATGCTGTAATGCAACAACTGCCTGCCTCGGAAGAAAATGCTTTATGGCAATTGCAAGCGCAATTTTTGCCCGATCAACCAGATTACACTTTGCAGTTGCTTGCTCTCTGGCAAGGGCCGAGTTCTGACCTTGCTAGCCACTATCTTACTAAAACTTGCCGCATCACTCAGGGAGAGAACCCACCTGCCACTGCTTCACCCGCTCCTGAAGCTGCTGTTTCTGCCTCGCCTACCCCTGAAGCTGGTATCTCTGTCCAGCCTGCCCCTTCAGCTTCAACGCCGGACAGCGGTTCCCTAGCGCCCAGCAATGAGCAAACTTCTGTCAGCCCAGCTACTCCTATTGCCCCAACGCCTGAGGCTCCTGAAGCGATACCGCAAACGACAAGCACTAGTAAGATTGAATGCGGATCTATTAGTCGGCCTACTTTAGTTCAACCAGGCCCAACTTTGCAATCCTAG
- the fraC gene encoding filament integrity protein FraC — protein MFSFVLPLRAILFQLLFLFIAIAIESVVLQERLKLSRRISLEYSASINLLSTAIGWLFFFTLEPALPLDWKGPLMSYILFNARSTNTNTLLIMVGLFTFFGTFIVELQGLELLEILLQRNKKEEVSTQKILRSRDKLQRRELSLAATNRATTILLANACSYSVILLILLARAFDLSFKANGQS, from the coding sequence GTGTTTTCGTTTGTTTTGCCATTGCGGGCTATCCTATTTCAACTACTCTTTTTATTCATCGCGATCGCGATCGAGTCGGTGGTATTACAAGAGCGATTAAAGTTGAGCCGTAGAATTAGCCTAGAATATTCTGCCTCGATCAATCTCTTATCTACTGCCATTGGTTGGCTATTTTTCTTTACGCTGGAACCTGCTCTGCCTCTGGATTGGAAAGGCCCATTAATGAGCTATATCCTTTTTAATGCTCGTTCCACAAATACCAATACTCTGTTAATTATGGTTGGTTTGTTTACCTTTTTTGGTACTTTCATTGTTGAGTTGCAAGGACTAGAACTATTAGAAATATTGCTACAAAGAAACAAGAAAGAAGAAGTAAGCACTCAAAAAATCCTTCGTTCTCGTGATAAGCTGCAACGTCGGGAGCTGAGCCTGGCTGCTACCAACCGAGCGACTACAATTTTATTAGCGAATGCTTGTAGCTACAGTGTTATTTTGTTGATCTTATTGGCGCGTGCATTCGACCTGAGCTTTAAAGCGAATGGACAGAGTTAA
- a CDS encoding cob(I)yrinic acid a,c-diamide adenosyltransferase yields MVRTGVGIRTAQARSERLEGQIHVYDGAGKGKSQAALGVVLRSIGLGINSSVQTRVLLLRFLKGPGRMYEEDAAIEALQRGFPHLIDQVRTGRAEHFGLNDITRFDRLEAQRGWDVAKGAIASGLYSVVVLDELNPVLDLGLLPVDEVVKTLKQKPEHMEIIATGRAAPPALIDIANLHSEMKPHHHPTAAEQGIDGIEIYTGAGKGKSTSALGKALQAIGKGISQDKSHRVLIIQWLKGGSGYTEDAAIAALQQSYPNLVDHQRCGRDAIVWRGQQQELDYVEAERGWELARAAIASGLYKTIILDELNPTVDLELLPEEPIVQALLRKPRDTEIIITGRCNNPPAYFDLASVHSEMICHKHYAEKGVDLKRGVDF; encoded by the coding sequence ATGGTAAGAACTGGCGTTGGCATTCGAACCGCTCAAGCACGTTCTGAGCGGCTAGAGGGACAAATTCATGTCTACGATGGAGCGGGCAAAGGCAAGTCCCAAGCAGCGCTGGGCGTAGTGTTGCGCTCGATTGGTTTAGGCATCAACAGTTCTGTCCAAACTCGCGTCTTGCTCCTACGTTTTCTCAAGGGGCCAGGTCGCATGTATGAGGAAGATGCGGCGATCGAAGCTCTACAACGAGGCTTCCCCCACCTGATTGACCAAGTGCGGACTGGGCGAGCCGAGCATTTTGGCCTAAATGACATTACTCGCTTCGATCGCTTAGAAGCACAGCGAGGCTGGGATGTAGCAAAAGGGGCGATCGCTTCTGGTCTCTACTCGGTCGTGGTGTTGGATGAACTCAACCCAGTGCTCGACTTAGGTTTGTTGCCAGTCGATGAGGTGGTCAAGACACTGAAGCAGAAGCCAGAGCACATGGAGATCATTGCCACCGGGCGGGCGGCTCCTCCAGCTTTGATTGACATTGCCAACCTACACTCAGAAATGAAACCCCACCACCATCCCACTGCCGCAGAGCAAGGGATTGATGGCATTGAGATTTACACTGGGGCTGGCAAAGGCAAGTCTACTAGCGCTCTCGGAAAAGCGTTGCAAGCGATCGGCAAAGGCATTAGCCAAGACAAATCTCACCGAGTCCTAATTATTCAATGGTTGAAGGGTGGCTCTGGCTATACCGAAGATGCGGCGATCGCCGCCTTGCAGCAAAGCTACCCTAACTTAGTCGATCACCAACGCTGTGGCCGAGATGCGATTGTGTGGCGGGGCCAGCAGCAAGAACTCGACTATGTGGAAGCTGAACGAGGCTGGGAACTTGCCAGAGCCGCGATCGCTTCTGGACTCTACAAAACCATTATTCTGGATGAACTGAATCCGACGGTGGATCTAGAGTTGCTCCCCGAAGAACCAATTGTGCAAGCGCTGTTGCGTAAACCGCGCGACACCGAAATTATCATCACCGGGCGTTGCAATAATCCTCCAGCCTATTTTGATCTGGCTAGTGTGCATTCTGAAATGATTTGCCACAAGCACTATGCCGAGAAGGGAGTGGATTTGAAGCGCGGTGTTGATTTTTAA
- a CDS encoding DEAD/DEAH box helicase, with translation MSDRAYHRLAPFIQEYIYSHGWTDLRQVQAEACRVIFETDAHLLIAAGTAAGKTEAAFLPVLTLLYEAPPKTIGAMYIGPIKALINDQFDRLNDLLKEADIPVWAWHGDVAQSQKQKLLKHPRGVLQITPESLESLLINQSKNLDRLFGELRFVVIDEIHAFIGSERGCQVLCQLARLAKLTQNHPRRIGLSATLGDYGLAEDWLRSGTQQSVITPEVKVGQRTLHLSLEHFYRSEPIRAKGDNRDAAFSPYQNYLFNQTQSRKCLIFANNRTAAEEAIATLRQVATAKGLPDIYHVHHGSISATLRAAAEDAMRAPTPAVTAATVTFEMGIDIGQLERVIQLESPPSVASFLQRLGRSGRRGTPADMRFVCVEDPIVDPEFLPDQIPWQLLQTIAILQLYLEERWIEPIQPLQYPLSLLYHQTMSTLVALGELSPAALAQQVLTLPTFRAIAPEEFRQLLRHLIEIDHIQKTAEGTLIVGLAGERIVRSFKFYATFPDSEEYTVQEGTTAIGSIALPPDVGDRVALAGRSWQVLEVDDKTKTVFVQPSSGVASSAWQGGGGTLHTKVLQRMRRVLFEDTEYRYLQPGAKERLQTVRQWARRVELDRHHLLQLDDQSCCIFPWLGTTAYRTLERYLKLCCRDSLKIKGIGGRSPYFFTVQLGKAKLENLLCEIVAIADGGLAAEELLGPDEVPRLQKYDEYVPPELLRKAFILDHLNTVELGSVVRQWS, from the coding sequence ATGAGCGATCGCGCCTATCACCGCTTAGCCCCCTTTATTCAGGAATATATTTATAGCCACGGTTGGACAGATTTGCGGCAAGTGCAGGCGGAAGCTTGTCGGGTGATTTTTGAGACCGATGCTCATCTGTTGATTGCAGCGGGAACGGCGGCAGGCAAAACTGAAGCGGCGTTTCTGCCAGTCCTGACCTTGCTGTATGAGGCACCCCCCAAAACGATTGGCGCGATGTACATCGGCCCGATCAAAGCGCTGATCAATGACCAGTTCGATCGCCTGAACGACTTATTAAAAGAAGCAGATATTCCCGTGTGGGCTTGGCATGGGGATGTGGCACAGAGCCAGAAACAAAAGCTGCTGAAGCATCCCAGAGGTGTGCTACAAATTACACCTGAATCATTGGAAAGTTTGTTGATTAACCAGAGCAAAAACCTCGATCGCTTGTTTGGCGAGCTGCGGTTTGTGGTAATTGATGAAATCCATGCCTTTATTGGTTCAGAACGGGGTTGCCAAGTTCTCTGCCAGCTAGCGCGACTGGCAAAGCTGACACAAAATCATCCTCGTCGCATTGGTTTATCCGCCACGCTAGGAGATTACGGGTTAGCCGAAGATTGGCTGCGATCGGGCACCCAGCAATCGGTGATCACCCCAGAGGTAAAAGTGGGGCAACGTACCCTGCATTTATCTCTGGAGCATTTCTACCGCTCAGAGCCAATCCGAGCCAAAGGAGACAATCGGGACGCGGCATTTAGCCCGTACCAAAATTACTTGTTCAACCAAACGCAGTCGCGCAAGTGCCTGATTTTTGCCAACAATCGCACTGCTGCCGAAGAAGCAATTGCCACTTTACGCCAAGTCGCCACCGCTAAAGGCTTACCCGATATTTACCATGTGCATCATGGCAGCATCTCCGCCACCTTACGAGCAGCAGCGGAAGATGCGATGCGGGCTCCCACTCCCGCCGTGACAGCAGCAACCGTCACCTTTGAGATGGGGATTGATATTGGACAACTAGAGCGAGTGATTCAGTTGGAGTCTCCGCCCTCGGTGGCTAGTTTTCTACAGCGGCTAGGGCGATCGGGCCGACGGGGAACGCCTGCGGATATGCGCTTTGTCTGTGTGGAAGATCCGATCGTAGACCCAGAATTTTTGCCCGATCAGATTCCCTGGCAACTGCTACAAACGATCGCCATCCTTCAGCTTTATCTAGAAGAACGTTGGATCGAGCCGATTCAACCGTTGCAGTATCCCTTGAGCCTGCTCTATCACCAGACGATGAGTACGCTGGTAGCTTTGGGAGAGTTGTCCCCTGCTGCCTTGGCTCAGCAAGTGCTCACGCTACCGACTTTCCGAGCGATCGCTCCAGAAGAATTTCGCCAACTTCTGCGCCACCTGATTGAGATTGACCATATCCAGAAAACCGCAGAAGGCACGCTAATCGTTGGGCTGGCAGGTGAGCGTATTGTGCGGAGCTTTAAGTTCTACGCCACTTTCCCAGACAGTGAAGAATACACAGTGCAAGAAGGAACTACGGCGATTGGCAGTATTGCGCTGCCTCCGGATGTGGGCGATCGCGTGGCTTTAGCAGGGCGATCGTGGCAAGTGCTAGAAGTTGACGACAAAACCAAAACGGTATTTGTGCAACCTAGCAGCGGGGTTGCCAGTAGTGCTTGGCAAGGGGGCGGTGGCACATTGCATACCAAAGTGCTGCAACGCATGCGCCGGGTGCTATTTGAGGATACCGAGTATCGCTACTTGCAACCAGGAGCGAAGGAACGACTGCAAACTGTGCGGCAGTGGGCCAGACGAGTCGAACTTGATCGCCATCATTTGCTGCAACTGGACGATCAAAGCTGCTGCATCTTCCCCTGGCTGGGCACCACCGCTTACCGCACCTTAGAACGATACCTGAAGCTCTGCTGCCGAGACTCCTTGAAAATCAAGGGAATTGGGGGACGCTCGCCTTACTTCTTTACAGTACAGTTAGGCAAAGCCAAGCTCGAAAACTTGCTATGCGAAATTGTGGCGATCGCGGATGGTGGACTGGCGGCTGAAGAATTACTAGGTCCGGATGAGGTACCGAGACTACAAAAATATGACGAATATGTCCCCCCAGAACTTTTGCGGAAAGCCTTTATCCTGGATCATCTAAATACCGTAGAACTAGGGAGTGTGGTGCGGCAATGGTCCTAA